A window of Gemmatimonas sp. genomic DNA:
CTGGCGGCGCCAGGCACTTGGCCAAGACGACAGTTGCGGTGGAATGGTCGAGGTGCCGCAATAAGTGGCGAGAAGCTCAAGCCTCCGCCGCAGGACCCCCGCATGGGCTGCCACGCAAGGGTTGCCGGCGAGAAATGCGGCTATTATCTCGGCGAAGATCAATGAATCACGCTGAGTCGCCTGGCATTGTTTTTGGCAAACGCGCGCGATCTCCGATGTCAAAGCTTGTCACACGGCGTGCAGCTATCAGTGGCACAACGCGATAGCACAGCGAAGCAGTTCGCGCGACGCGCAGTTACGCGCGAAGCAAATCCGCGTGTCGGCGTGCTTCCCATCTCACCTCGCGACTATCAGCCCGCACGAGAAGCGCTTCAGATCGGAACGACTCGAAGGCAACTGACCACGGTCCCAAGAGCTCGCCGACGGGATCTAGGCTCGCAACAAATCATCTCGCGGTGCGCCATCCGTCGCATCTAAGAGATCGAAATCGCTCCAGGTAGGGAAATGGCGCGCCGCGATAGCCTTTCGTGCCGCTGAGCGAACAATCTGCGCGGTCTCGCGAATGATCGCACCATGAGCATCTCGGCGCATCTGTCGTTCAGTTAACTGTCCTCGATGCACTGCCTTGGAGCGCAACTCGTAGAAATGCTTCACGGTGTTGCGAAGCCGCTGACGCTCCGAAAGAAGTGCTCCACCGACGTATCGGGCTGCTCGTGTGCTGAGTCGGTACTGCAGTTCGCTGGTCTCGGTCTCGGAGAGGAATGTTGTCTCTAGGGCAATGCCAAGCTGAGCGCACGCCTCTGCCGGATCACCGCTGGCGCGGACGGCCGCCGCGAGATGACGGGACAGGGTGAGCATTGCGCGTCTGAAGTGAGAGGTGAGCTGTCCCAACTCCTCAACCACGACACGCGTTGCGGCTGTGTGCGCGTCGCTCCACGCGGCGCTCCCATGGGGGTCGCGCGCGCGAAAGGGTGACCAGCCAAGCGGACACGGAAGGTTCTGGTCCTGCTGCTGATAGAGGGCCACTGGCACAACCGCAATGTCCGTGGCGAATGACATGGCCGCGAGCGCGTCGAAGAGTACCGGCGCGGCATCCACGTCAGGGCCACCGTCATTCGCGAAGTATGCCGGTGTGCCAAACGGTACGTTGCGCTGCCGCCAGTGAAGGATTAGCGCGGCGTGTCCGTTCACCGCGTTGGCACGGGCATAGCGGTGCCACGTGAACGCCTCCTTGGCGCCCGTAAGGGGCACATCATCCCACGGAACGAGGGAGATACCTCGGCCTAAGTCGTGCGCTCCAGTCAGCGTCAGATGACGCAGCACCACGACAGCGTGGTAGCCCAAGTGTGACGCGGAGCGAAGCTCCTCGTACTCGCGCAACGCGGGTTCGACGCCCCGCACGCGAGCGCGCCACAACAACCAAACTGCGTACTCGAATGCGAGCCGCCGTACTGGGTCTCGTGCACCGTCGTCCGCAACGTAGAGGTGCTGCAGAAGTGGATCGTGGAAGACGATGTGATGCAGCATGGCCGTCGCGCCGTCTGGGTCACGCTTAGCTACCGCAAACCACTGCGTAACGTCCTGCGAGAACGTTACGGTTTCAGGTACACACGCCACGGCTCTCGCGAGCATTAGCGGCAGGTACGAAGTGAGATCCATGAAATCGATTCGGGTCGAGGTTGTATCGTGGCCAGCGCCCACCGTTGCTGATTGCTCGCTCGACCACGCCGCAAGCGCGCGAAACCCGCAGGTGAAGAAAAGGGATCCTCGCCGGCATCTAGTCGCTAAATCACGATTTGCGGTCCTAGGCACGAACATGCCCCAGGCTTTTACGGCCATCATTGCCGCCTGCGTAATCCCGTTCATCGTGGCGACCTAACGCCACGGTGCGGCGCCATCAGCTGGACGTCGTGTGATCTTCGCTGTTGTGCCAATACCTGTCGCTAACGCATTGCGTCCTCCGAAGAGCCCCAACGGCCGACCGCACGAAGCTGCCGGTCGATCCGACGTCAGATATCTGCGCTTCGGACTTCAAGAACCCGGAGCGCGCCGGTCAGCGTGACCGATTCGGGACGACATCGCGTGCCACATGCCTTACGAGAACCCGCAGTCCTAATCTCCACACGCCTCGGCGCCTAGCGTACTTGAGCGAGTCGTGAAAAGTACCTGCCGCGATGCGAAGTCGACGTGTACCGCCTCAATGAGCCCTTCGTGTACGCGCCGCTGTACGAGCGTGGGAGCTTGGCCGTACAGCGTGTACAGCGTGGCCGAATACGCTTCTTGGTGTGCAAGCCCGCGCTCTATCGCGGCGAGTCGTGCATCCTCTTGGGCGAGCGTAGCGCCGACTGCCTCAAGGGCTTCGAGCTTCGAGACGATGCGATCCTTGCGACTACGGAGCGACCGCTCCCAGTGCGATTGCGTGCACTGTCCGAGTTCTTCCGAAAGTCGTCCTAGTTCGCGCTCGAGCTCCCGAATTTCGCTGGCGCACGCGTGCCGTTCCTCGGCACGCCTGCGCTGGCGCGGATCGTCGAGATAGCGCGTCACTTCCGATGCGACCAGCTGCTGCAGCCGATCAGAGGCGAGGGCATCGTGCACGATGTTCACGAGCGCACTGTCGACCGGCGCTGCGGCGATGTACCGATTCTCGTGCGGACATTGCGATCCTTCACCGCGGGTCATGCTGTGTCGATAGTAGGTGCGCACCTGACCGACGCGATTGGGCGCCGAGCCAAATCCGTGTAGACCGCGACGGCAGGAGGCACACACCAGCACGCCGGACAGGGGGTAGTTACGCTTCGTCCTGCTGCGAGCCTCATGCTGATACAGGTTCGCCTCCAATCGCTCCTGGACAGCCTCGAAATCCCCACGACTCAGCGGGGGATCCGAAAGAAAATCGAGGTAGAGGATTTTGCCGAACGCGTCATTTTGAGCCTGTGGGGCCAAAACCGCCTCTTGACCCCGGAACCGCTGGCTCGTTCGGCCATACAATAGGTCCCCGCGGTAAATTGGATTTCGCGCAATCTTGCGAACGAGTTCTTTGTGCCATGGTCCGTCGACGCGCGCGGTATTGTAGCG
This region includes:
- a CDS encoding HEPN domain-containing protein, with amino-acid sequence MNGITQAAMMAVKAWGMFVPRTANRDLATRCRRGSLFFTCGFRALAAWSSEQSATVGAGHDTTSTRIDFMDLTSYLPLMLARAVACVPETVTFSQDVTQWFAVAKRDPDGATAMLHHIVFHDPLLQHLYVADDGARDPVRRLAFEYAVWLLWRARVRGVEPALREYEELRSASHLGYHAVVVLRHLTLTGAHDLGRGISLVPWDDVPLTGAKEAFTWHRYARANAVNGHAALILHWRQRNVPFGTPAYFANDGGPDVDAAPVLFDALAAMSFATDIAVVPVALYQQQDQNLPCPLGWSPFRARDPHGSAAWSDAHTAATRVVVEELGQLTSHFRRAMLTLSRHLAAAVRASGDPAEACAQLGIALETTFLSETETSELQYRLSTRAARYVGGALLSERQRLRNTVKHFYELRSKAVHRGQLTERQMRRDAHGAIIRETAQIVRSAARKAIAARHFPTWSDFDLLDATDGAPRDDLLRA
- a CDS encoding recombinase family protein, whose translation is MRKAPLASLATVGVIATEDVHSNTSVQQALASSRSLRSVTAPALITPRSDGRARATRTANFVSGQTAFAPTGVRLAFSYARQSEEFPDGIRRQHEENARVAAGLGFAIPDTPEFRYSDDETSGRLKSRDAFNRMLDRIASESKPASALFIRERSRIGRWNDPRRHDYYAVYFADRGVPIVESCDPQWVDWDNDTSDEVTLRFLHSTLKSIQSRNERIEIVKRTNRGTRAHIKQGFYSLKAPYYATDRWVAWAHTREPILKLDPGVSYVREGCAIILRWATDGSVQVVRDIFGWILGGRSLGWIAAELTRKCVPPPGARYNTARVDGPWHKELVRKIARNPIYRGDLLYGRTSQRFRGQEAVLAPQAQNDAFGKILYLDFLSDPPLSRGDFEAVQERLEANLYQHEARSRTKRNYPLSGVLVCASCRRGLHGFGSAPNRVGQVRTYYRHSMTRGEGSQCPHENRYIAAAPVDSALVNIVHDALASDRLQQLVASEVTRYLDDPRQRRRAEERHACASEIRELERELGRLSEELGQCTQSHWERSLRSRKDRIVSKLEALEAVGATLAQEDARLAAIERGLAHQEAYSATLYTLYGQAPTLVQRRVHEGLIEAVHVDFASRQVLFTTRSSTLGAEACGD